In Methanosphaera sp. ISO3-F5, a genomic segment contains:
- a CDS encoding AAA family ATPase, translated as MVNIGILEVDGVLTLYEHFGHLPTNVVKSDGTIENGKKAHEELDGLIIPGGTIVESETLTPELTEEINLINDNDGFILGMCAGFQILSKEVNVGRNSPVPIIREGLGLLDVTFEPLINTNKVNAEIVDDTTLFTKNLKNTTVTGFHCHTYGQIESNDKNVIYSDIQRANYRHQPKRVLSGVTNKKGNILGTTVHGLLDDNPAIVNNILEYIDAANQYDDIKARNKKLHEKVFNEIAINTGNNYVPKKAHPEVPPMIMLMGTGSESGKTFLSSGIVGALRQRGIHTYVIKVGPDIRDLSPSLYVNKEKLEEWASIKIGDIGWMPLDQIIEHVKGKGYDLVLIEGVMSAATGLLNEKVPYSTAEIAYAGNIPVIMVSSVSKGGIETAAIDIEAHINLLKKMDVNTKGIILNRTYDDKIVSHVSDFLSNKSGISKNNIWSISKAKVENKGRVPEDYLQLENFTKAAIDVVNKDLDVMKFVELAEIPKFRNYLTFEEIVDIYKK; from the coding sequence ATGGTAAACATTGGAATATTAGAAGTGGATGGTGTTTTAACATTATATGAACATTTTGGACATTTACCTACAAATGTAGTAAAATCAGATGGAACAATAGAAAACGGAAAAAAAGCTCATGAAGAATTAGATGGTTTAATAATTCCTGGAGGAACAATAGTTGAATCAGAAACATTAACTCCTGAATTAACAGAAGAAATTAACTTAATTAATGATAATGACGGTTTTATTCTAGGAATGTGTGCCGGTTTTCAAATACTATCTAAAGAAGTAAACGTGGGAAGAAATTCTCCAGTACCAATCATAAGAGAAGGATTAGGATTACTTGATGTAACATTTGAACCACTAATAAATACTAATAAAGTAAATGCAGAAATAGTTGATGACACAACATTATTCACAAAAAATCTTAAAAACACAACAGTCACAGGTTTTCACTGTCATACATACGGACAAATAGAATCAAACGATAAAAATGTAATATATTCTGATATCCAAAGAGCTAATTACAGACACCAACCAAAAAGAGTGCTTTCAGGAGTAACAAACAAAAAAGGAAATATCCTTGGAACAACAGTACACGGACTACTTGATGATAATCCTGCAATAGTAAATAACATATTAGAATATATTGATGCAGCAAATCAATATGATGACATAAAAGCTCGAAATAAAAAACTTCATGAAAAAGTATTTAATGAAATAGCTATCAACACAGGTAATAATTATGTTCCTAAAAAAGCTCATCCAGAAGTACCACCTATGATAATGTTAATGGGAACTGGATCAGAATCAGGTAAAACATTTTTATCAAGTGGAATTGTAGGAGCGCTACGTCAAAGAGGCATACACACTTATGTTATAAAAGTAGGACCGGATATAAGAGATTTATCTCCTTCATTATATGTCAATAAAGAAAAACTAGAAGAGTGGGCTTCTATAAAAATTGGCGATATAGGATGGATGCCTTTAGATCAAATCATAGAACATGTTAAAGGAAAAGGTTATGATTTAGTTTTAATTGAAGGGGTAATGAGTGCTGCCACAGGTTTACTAAATGAAAAAGTTCCTTATTCAACTGCAGAAATAGCATATGCTGGAAATATACCAGTTATAATGGTCTCTAGTGTAAGTAAAGGTGGTATAGAAACAGCAGCTATAGATATTGAAGCACACATTAATCTTCTTAAAAAAATGGATGTAAATACTAAAGGAATAATTCTTAACCGTACTTATGATGATAAAATAGTAAGCCATGTCTCTGATTTTTTATCAAATAAATCTGGAATAAGTAAAAACAATATATGGAGTATTTCTAAGGCTAAAGTTGAAAATAAGGGCAGGGTGCCTGAAGATTATTTACAACTAGAAAATTTCACAAAAGCAGCAATTGATGTTGTAAATAAAGATTTGGATGTAATGAAATTTGTAGAATTAGCTGAAATTCCTAAATTTAGGAATTATTTAACATTTGAAGAAATTGTGGATATTTATAAAAAATAG
- a CDS encoding DUF120 domain-containing protein has translation MINFEGKVTSGLGKAGNFMQKDTYKKQYKNKLGFEPYPGTLNIKLNKDIEINLKEEYNNELKIIEGDENLGDVYFLKARISDLKKISSKKGAILFPTKTVHKFNTIEFIADEKLRDTMELKDNSKVNITINENYEK, from the coding sequence ATGATAAATTTTGAAGGTAAAGTTACTTCAGGATTAGGAAAAGCTGGAAACTTCATGCAAAAAGATACATACAAAAAACAATACAAGAATAAGTTAGGTTTTGAACCATATCCTGGAACATTAAATATTAAATTAAATAAAGATATCGAAATAAACTTAAAAGAAGAATACAACAATGAATTAAAAATAATTGAAGGTGATGAAAACTTAGGGGATGTTTATTTTTTAAAAGCAAGAATATCCGATTTAAAAAAAATTTCCAGTAAAAAAGGGGCAATTTTATTTCCAACAAAAACCGTGCATAAATTTAACACAATTGAATTTATTGCAGATGAAAAATTAAGAGATACGATGGAATTAAAAGATAATTCAAAAGTAAATATAACAATAAATGAAAATTATGAAAAATAA
- the hisG gene encoding ATP phosphoribosyltransferase produces MSIRIAIPSKGRISGPAVELLEKAGIGLTDNSNRKLFSHTFDPEISVMFTRAADIPEYVEDGAADIGITGLDLIKEKKADVELLEDLHFGYTKLVIAAPETSDFKTAEDLKNVKTVATEFPQLTKDYFTNKNINAKILSLTGATEVAPLIGVADVISDLTSTGTTLKMNHLREIDTILESSIMLIANKDSLKTKYDKIESIQTGIIGVIQAEGKKLIMANVKKEDLNEIKEAMPGMGGPTISEIYGKEGIVSVHAVISEKDVFETINKLRKIGAKDLLVLPIERILE; encoded by the coding sequence ATGAGCATAAGAATAGCAATACCTTCAAAAGGAAGAATTAGTGGGCCTGCAGTAGAATTACTCGAAAAAGCAGGAATAGGATTAACAGATAACTCCAATAGAAAACTATTTTCACATACATTTGATCCAGAAATAAGTGTAATGTTCACAAGAGCAGCAGATATTCCTGAATATGTGGAAGATGGTGCAGCAGATATTGGAATAACTGGTTTAGATTTAATTAAAGAAAAAAAAGCAGATGTTGAATTACTTGAAGATTTGCACTTTGGTTATACAAAACTTGTAATAGCAGCTCCAGAAACTTCTGATTTCAAAACAGCAGAAGACTTAAAAAATGTTAAAACAGTTGCAACAGAATTTCCTCAATTAACAAAGGATTACTTCACAAATAAAAATATTAACGCAAAAATTTTATCATTAACTGGTGCAACAGAAGTAGCTCCATTAATTGGAGTAGCTGATGTCATATCTGATCTAACAAGTACTGGAACAACACTAAAAATGAATCATTTACGTGAAATAGATACAATTCTTGAAAGTTCTATAATGTTAATAGCTAATAAAGATAGTTTAAAAACAAAATATGATAAAATTGAATCCATCCAAACAGGAATTATAGGAGTTATTCAGGCTGAAGGAAAAAAATTAATCATGGCAAATGTTAAAAAAGAAGACTTGAACGAAATTAAAGAGGCAATGCCTGGTATGGGTGGGCCAACAATATCTGAAATATATGGTAAAGAAGGTATTGTATCCGTTCATGCTGTGATTTCAGAAAAAGATGTATTTGAAACAATAAATAAACTTAGGAAAATTGGAGCTAAAGATTTACTAGTACTTCCAATAGAAAGAATTTTAGAATAA